DNA from Krasilnikovia cinnamomea:
GTTCGCGAAGACCGACGCCGGCCGGGTGCTGCTCGACGCGGACCTCACCCTGAAGCGGTCGCACGCCAAACTGCTCAACCCGCAGACCCCGCTGGGCGACCGGCTGTGGGACGCGCTGCACTTCGACACCCCGACGCTCGTGCCGTGCCTGCCGCTGCGGATCTGGATCAGCGCGAAGCCGGCGTCGGTGCGCGACGAGGGCGGGCGGCTGTACATCCTCGACGCGCCGCTCAAGGTCAACGCCGAGTACATGGTGGTGAAGAACCAGCCCGAGAAATACAAGTGCCAGCAGAGCGAGGCGCAGGCCAAGGAGAACGTGGCGACCTACCAGCAGATCATCCTGCCCGAGCTGGAGAAGGTCGTGAACACCGATCCGGCGTACGCGGACCTGCGCCGCGTCTACCTCAGCCGGGTGGCCGCCGAGTGGCTGCGCCAGCGCGCGGCGACCAGGAGCACCGCGTTCACGCCGATCATCAACAGCAACGACACGAGCCGCTGGCCGGCCCGGGTGCGGTGGAACAAGCTCGACACCTACAACGCCTACCTGAAGTCGTTCAACGAGGGCGAGTTCGTCTACCACCGCGACGTGCCGGACGGCTCGGGGCAGACGATCTCGGTGCCCCTCGTGCTGGGCGGCGTCGACTTCGCGCAGGCGCCGAAGAAGCCGGTGAGCGCGACGACGTTCAAGAAGGAGCACCCCAAGCTGCCGGTGACGGTGGCCCGGTCGGTGCAGGCGCCGGTCAACTACGAGACCACGGCGAACCCGGACCTGACCTGGATGGGCGGGGACGCCATGGTGCACCAGGCGCCCGCTGCGCCGGCGGAGGAGCCGGAGCCCCCGACGGGTGGTTCGGGCGGCGGCCTGCCGATCACCGGCGCGTCGGTCGTCGGTGCGGTCGGTACCGGCCTCGCCCTGCTGGCCGGTGGCGTGACGCTGCTGGTGTGGCAGCGCAGGCGGCGGCGGATCTTCCGCGCCTGACCGGCGACGTGACCCGGACGGTCCGGCCCCATGGCGGTGGGGCCGGACCGTTCGTCGGCGCCGCGACCAGGGACTTCGTCGGCCGCACCCGGTGCCGTACGCGCGGCCGGTCGACGCGCGGGCGCGACCCGGAAGGGCAGCCGGCCCTGATCCGTTCGTCCGGTGGCGAGGCGCGCTCGCATCCCCTAAGGTGAGGCTCGCCTTACTGGTTCGGGGGAGACGGGGCCGCCGCGACATGTACGTGTGTATCTGCGCTCGGGTACGCGAGTGTGAGCTGCGTGCGGTGATCCGGTGCGGCGCGCGCGACGAGGAGGAGGTCGGCGACGCCTGCGGCGCCGGCACCGGCTGTGGCAGCTGCCTCGACCGCATCGACGACCTCATCGCCGAGGAGACGGGCACGGACACGCTGGCGGCGTGATGCCCCAATTTGGGTGACTATCGGTACAGTCGCGTTCATGCAGGGGGACGAACGCGTCATCGAGTTCTTGAACGAACAGCTCACGGCGGAGCTGACCGCGATCAACCAGTACTTTCTGCACGGCAAGATGCAGGACAACTGGGGCTACACCAAGCTGGCGGCGCACACCCGAGCCGAGTCGATCGACGAGATGCGCCATGCCGAGGTGCTGACCGACCGCATCCTGTTCCTCGACGGCCTGCCGAACTACCAGCGCCTGTTCCCGCTGCGCATCGGTGAGAACGTCCGCGAGCAGTTCCAGTCGGACATGGTGATCGAGGTGGAGGCCGTGGACCGGCTCCGGCGCGGCATCGAGTACATGCGCGGGGTCGGTGACGTCACCTCGGCCAAGCTGTTCGAGGACATCCTCGCCGACGAGGAACACCACATCGACTACCTGGAAACGCAGCTGAAGCTGATCGAGACCCTGGGCGAGTCGCTGTACCTGCAGAACCTCGTCGAACACCCGAGCGCGGAGTAGCCGGCCACGACCCGGCCGTTCACCCGGCGGACGCGGGCGCGGGGCGGCGGCGCGGGACGATCATGGGGGTGCCGGTCTCCGGGTCGGGGATGACCCGGCACGGCAGGCCGAACAGCTCCTCGACCAGCTCGGCGGTGACGATCTCCTGCGGCGGCCCGCTCGCCGCCACCGTGCCGCCGGGGGACAGCGCGACGAGGTGGGTCGCGTACCGGCAGGCCTGGTTGAGGTCGTGCAGCACGGCCACCAGCGTGCGGCCCTGCCGGTGCAGGTCCGCGCACAGGTCGAGCAGGTCGAACTGGTGACCGATGTCCAGGAACGTCGTCGGCTCGTCGAGCAGCAGGATGTTCGTCCGCTGCGCCAGCACCATGGCCAGCCAGACCCGCTGCCGCTGCCCCCCGGACAGCTCGTCGACAAAGCGGTCCGCGAGCGCGGCGACGCCGGTACGGTCCATCGCGTCGCGCACCGCCTCCGCGTCGTCGCTGCTCCACTGCCGCAGCAGCGACTGGTGCGGATACCGCCCGCGGGCGACCAGGTCCGCCACGGTGATGCCGGCCGGCGCGGTCGCGGACTGGGCCAGCAGCCCCAGCTTGCGGGCGATCTCCTTCGACCGGTACCCGGCGATCGCCCGGCCGTCCAGCACGATCTGCCCGGTGCTCGGCGACAGGATCCGGGCGAGCGCCTTGAGCAGTGTGGACTTGCCGCAGGCGTTCGGGCCGACGATCACCGTGAAGCCGTCGTCGGGAATGTCGAGGGACAGGCCGGTCACCACCGGCTGCCCCGGATACCCGAGCGTGACGCCCTGGGCGGACAGCCGCGACGTCGTGACGGCGGGGCGGGTGTCGCTGGTGGCGGTCATCTGCGCTCCGATGCTCGTCAGGCCCGACGCCAGCCGGCGGCGAGCAACCAGATCAGGTAGAGGCCGCCGAGCCCGGCGGTGACGATGCCCACCGGCAGCGGGGTGGGCGCGAACAACCGCTGGGCCAGCAGGTCACTCGCCGCCAGCAGCAGCGCGCCGGTCAGCCCGGCCGCGAGCAGCGCCGGCCGGGACTGCCCGGCCAGCCTGCGGGCGACCTGCGGGGCGGCGAGCGCCACGAACGCCACGGGTCCGGCGGAGGCGGTCGCCACGGCGGCCAGGGCGACGGCGATCGCCAGCAGGATCCGCCGGCTGCGCTCCGCCGGAACCCCCAGGGCGCCGGCGGTGGCGTCCCCGAACTCCAGCACCGTGAGCCGCCGCCCGACGGCGAGCGCGAGCGGGACGAGTACGGCCAGGGCCAGCCCGACCGGGCGTACGTGTTCCCAGCCGCGATTGTTCAGGCCGCCGACCAGCCAGGACTGGGCGGCGATCGCGTCGTGCAGCGGCGCCTTACTGATCAGGAACGTGTTGACCGAGGTCAGGGCGGCGGTGGTGCCGATGCCGACGAGGATGAGGCGGGCGCCGGTGTGGCCGTGCCGGTAGGCCATCGCGTACACGGCGAGGGCGGTGACGCAGCCGCCGACGAGGGCGCCCGCGCCGACGACGACGATGCTGCTCGCGCCGAGGACGAACGCCACGATCGCACCGCTGGCCGCGCCGCTGGTGAAGCCGATGATGTCGGGACTGGCCAGGGGATTGCGCGCCATGCCCTGCAGCAGGGCGCCGCTGACCCCGAGGGCGGCGCCGACCAGCGCGCCGGTCAGCAGGCGCGGCAGCCGCAGGGTCAGGACGACGAACCGGCTCCCGCCGTCGCCACCGCCCAGCAGCGTCGCCCAGACCTCCGTGCCGGTGAGCGGAAAGTCGCCGGTCATCAGCGTGACGGTGCCGACCACGGCCAGGGCGGCGACCAGCGCGGACGCGACCAGCGCGGGGCGCAGGTGCAGGCGTACGGACAGCGGCCCGATGGTCCACGGGCGGCCCGTGCCCGTGGCGGTCACAGCGCGACCAGCCGGCGCCGGCGGCACAGCACCACGAACACCGGCGCCCCGATGACCGCGGTGACCACGCCGACGGACAGCTCCTGCGGTGCGAGCACCAGGCGGCCGACGATGTCGGCCACCAGCAGCAGGCTCGGCGTGATCAGGGCGGCCAGCGGCAGCGCCCAGCGCAGGTCCGGCCCGACCAGCAGGCGGGTGCTGTGCGCGGTGACCAGGCCGAGGAAGCCGATCGGCCCGGCCGCCGCGGTCGCGGCGCCGCACAGCGCGGTGACGGCCAGCCCGCCGAGCAGCCGCGTGGTGGTGAGGTTGACGCCCAGTGCCCGGGCGGAGTCCTCGCCGAGCGCCAGCGCGTTGAGCGGACGGGCCAGCAGCAGCGCCACGACCGCGCCGACCGCCACCAGGCCGCCGATCTGGGCGGCGACGGTCAGGGGCCGCCCGGCCAGCGAGCCGACGTCCCAGAACCGGAAGTCGCGGAACGCGTCCGGCCGTTGCAGCAGGATCGCGGAGGTGACCGCGACGAGCACGGCGCTGACCGCGGCCCCCGCCAGCACCATCCGGTCGCCCGCGCCGGTGCGCCCGGCGACGAGGTACACGAGCACGGCGGCGGCGCCGGCCCCGGCGAGCGCGAACCAGACGTAGCCGGTCAGGGCGCTGACGCCGCCGAAGGCGATCGCGACGACGACCGCGGTCGACGCGCCCATCGTCACGCCGAGCAGCCCGGGGTCGGCGAGCGGGTTGCGGGTCAGGGCCTGCATGACCGTCCCGGACAGGCCGAGCGCGACCCCGACGACCAGGGCCAGCACCGTACGGGGCAGCCGCAGCTCGGTGATGATCGACGAGGCCGGGGTGTGCGCACCGGTCAGCGCCGCCCAGATGTCGTGCGGCGCCAGCGCGCGGGCGCCCAGCGCGAGGCTCAGGCCGACGCACCCGAGCAGCACGAACGTGGCCAGCAGAAGCCACCGCCCAGGGTGGCGGTGCGGGGGTGGGGACACGCGCGCTCCTTCGACGGTGACCCGGGCCCGTGGCCACACCGCCGCCATCGTACCGTTAGGCTAGCCTTACCTACGACCCCAGGCAGGTGACCTCCCCCGTGCGTGTGCCCACAGCCCCCGACGTGCTGCGTGACGCCGTCGGCGGACAGCGACGGCTGGTCGCCGCCGCCGCCGTCCTGGCCGCCGGCCACCAGATCGGCGAGGCCGCGGTGCCGGTGCTCATCGGGTGGATCATCGACCGGGCCATGGCCCGGGGCGGCGGACCGGCCACGCTCCTCGGCGGCCTGGCCCTGCTCGCCGTGGCGTTCGCCGCCCTGTCGCTCAGCTTCAAGTACGGCCTGCGGCTGGGCGAGCGGGCTGCGTTCCGCAGCGCCCACCTGCTGCGGATGCGCATCGCCGGCCGGCTGTTCGACGACCGTGGCGCGCGGACCGATCGGCTCACCGGCGAACTGGTCAACATCTCCACCGACGACGCCCAGCTCGTCGGCGACACCAACCTCGCCTGGCCGCGCGCCGTGGCCGCCGTGGTCGGGCTGCTGGCCGGCGCCGCCGCCCTGCTGTCGTACTCGGTGGTGCTGGGGGCGGTCGTCCTGGTCGCGGTGCCGGTGCTGCTGGCGGTGTCGCACGTGAGCGGCAAGCCGCTCGCCCGGCGCGCCGAGCAGGGGCAGGGGCAGGCCGCCGCCGCGTCGGGGCTCGCCACCGACCTGGTGGCGGGCATCCGTACGCTCAAGGGCATCGGGGCCGAGCGGGCCGCAGCGCTCCGGTACCGGGCGACCAGCGTACGGTCGCGCGACGCGGCGATCCGGGTCGCGGCGGCGCAGTCCGCCCTGGACGGCAGCATGATCGTGATGACCGGGGTGCTGCTGGCGGTGGTCGCGGCGCTCGGCGGGCACCTGGCGGCCACCGGCCGGATCAGCATCGGTGACCTCGTCGCCGCGGTCGGCCTCGCCCAGTTCCTCATCTGGCCGCTGTCGCAGTTCTCCTGGGTGAACGGGCAGCTCGCCACCGGCCGGGCCGGCGCCCGCCGGGTCGCCGACCTGCTGGCCTGCCCGCCCGCGATCCACAGCGGAACCCGGCCCGCCGCCGTGGTGCGCGGGGCGCTGCGGGTGCACGCGGTGACCCACCGGAAGCTCGCGGACCTGGACTTCACCGTCGCCGCCGGTGAGTTCGTCGGGGTGGTCGCCACCCCGGCTGAGGCGGCCGACCTGCTCGACTGCCTGCGCCGGCGGGTGGTGCCCGAGCGCGGCGGCATCACGGTCGACGGCGTCCCGCTCATCGAACTTCCCGCACCGGCCGCCCGCCGGGCCCTGCTCGTCGCGGACCACCACGCCGAACTGTTCGCCGGAACCGTCGCCGACAACGTCGCCGCGGGCAGGGCCGCCGCGGGCGGGACTGGGATGGTGGCCGTCGCGCTCGCGGCGGCGCAGATCAACGGCCTCGCCGTTGGTGCGGACACGGTCGTCAGCCCGCACGGTGCCAGCCTGTCCGGCGGGCAGCGGCAGCGGGTGGCCCTGGCCCGGGCGATCGCGGCCGACCCGCCCGTACTCGTGCTGCACGACCCGACCACGGCCGTCGACGCGGTCACCGAGACCGCCATCGCGGCCGGGCTGCGCGCCGCCCGCCGGGGCCGCACCACCTTGCTGATCACCACCAGCCCGGCACTGCTCGACACCGCCGACCGGGTGATCCACCTGCGCGGCGGCGCCGTCGCGCGCACCGGAGCGCACCGTGACCTGGCCGCCGCCGACCCCGGCTACCGCGCCGCCACCCGTTGACCGTCTGCCGAGGACAATCGTGACGCCCCAGTTGCTGCCGATCGCCGATTCCGCGCACACCCGCCGGGCCGCCTGGGCGCTGCTGCGCCCGTACCGTCGGCTGGCCGTCGTCGCGGGCCTGGCCCTGGCCCTCGCCACCGTCGTGGGGCTCGCGGGGGTCGACCTGCTCGGGCGGATCGTGGACGACGTGCGGGCCGGCGGCACCGACCTGGCCCGCCCGGCGGTGCTGCTCGCGCTGGCCGCCACGGTGCACGGCATCGGTACGGCGATCGGCGCCGCCCGGATCGCGGAGGTGGGCGAACGCATGCTCGCCGACCTGCGCGAACGGTTCGTGGAACGGGCGCTGCACCTGCCCCTGGACCGCATCGAGGCGGCCGGCGCTGGTGACCTCACCGCCCGCGTCACCCGCGACGTGACCGCGGTCGCCGAGGCCGTCCGGTACGCGCTGCCCACGCTCGTCCGCTCCGCGCTCAGCATCGGGCTGACCCTGGTCGCGCTCGCGCTGCTGGACTGGCGTTTCCTGGTCGCGGCGCTGGTGGCGATGCCGCTGCAGGCGGGCACGGTCCGCTGGTACGCGCGGACCGCCGGGCCGGTCTACGCCGACAGCCGCGTGGCGGTCGCCGCGCAGCAGCAGCAGCTTCTCGACTCCTACGCCGGCGCCGACACCGTGCTGGCCTTCGGGCTGGCCCGGCGGCACACCGACCTGATCGCCGCCCGGTCGGCGGCCGCCGTGGACCTGTCGCTGCGCGGTGTCGGCCTGCTCAGCCGCTTCTTCAGCCGGCTCAACCTGGCCGAGTTCGTCGCGCTCGGCGGCGTCCTCACCGTCGGCTACCTGCTGGTCGGCGCCGGATCCGTCACCCTCGGCACGGCGACCGCCGCCGCGCTGTACCTGCACAACCTGTTCAACCCGATCAACGCGGCCCTGGGCCTCGCGGATGAGGTGCAGGTGGCCCGGGCGGGCCTGTCGCGCCTGGTGGGGATCGCCGATCTGCCGGCACCGTCCACCGGGCCAGCGGCGACATCGCCCGCCACCTGGCCAGAGGCGACATCGCCCGCCACCGCGACGCCGCCGAGCGCCGCGACCGCCGCAGGGGCGGATCCGGTCCCGCCCGCGATCGTCGTCTCGGGGGTGCGGCACGCCTACCGGCCGGGCGAGGACGTGCTGCACGGCGTCGACCTCGAAGTCTCGGCAGGGGAGCGGCTGGCCCTGGTGGGCGCCAGCGGTGCGGGCAAGACCACCCTGGCGTCACTGGTGGCCGGCACCCACCGTCCACACGGGGGCCGGATCGCCCTGGGCGGCCACGACGTCGCCGAGCTGGCCCCGGCGGAGCTGCGGCGCCGGGTGGTCCTGGTCACCCAGGACGTGCATGTCTTCGCCGGCGCCCTGGCCGATGACCTGCGCCTGGCCCGGCCGGGCGCGACGGACGCCGAGCTGTGGGCGGCGCTGGGCCGGGTCGGGGCCATCGATTGGGTACGGACCCTGCCCGACGGGCTGGCCACGGTGGTCGGTGAGGGCGGCCACCGCCTCACCGAGGAGCAGGCACAGCATCTCGCCCTCGCCCGCCTGGTGCTGGCCGACCCGCCGGTGGTGATCCTGGACGAGGCGACCGCCGACGCCGGCAGCGCCGGGGCGCGTGCGCTGGAGGCGGCGGCGAACCGGGCGCTGTCGGGGCGGACCGCCATCGTGGTCGCGCACCGGCTCACCCAGGCCGCCGAGGCGGACCGGGTGGTGGTGATGGCCGACGGGCGGATCGTCGAGTCCGGCACCCATGACGCGCTGGTCGCCGCCGAAGGCCCGTACGCCGCGCTGTGGAGCGCCTGGTCGGCCCACCGCTGACCCGGGCCCGAGTCGGCACGACCCGGGCCCGGGTGCGCGGGTCAGGGCCGGCTGGTCAGGTAACCGCCCATGGCGGTGAAGTACTTGCCCGCCGACAGCTCCTCGCCGTCCTCGGTACGCACGCGGGTGAGCAGCAGGCCCCGGTTGCGGCCCCGGCGGGCGTCGGCGCCGGCCACGATCGCGACGCCGTCACCTTCCCGGTAGAAGATCCGGCCCGGGGTGCCGCCGTACACGTTGGCGGACACCTCCGCGGACACGATCTCGATGCGGCGGCCCTGGTGGTAGCAGAAGGCCTGCGGGTAGGGGGCGCACTGGGCCCGGACGAGCCGGTCGAGTTCCTCGGCCGACCAGGTCCAGTCGATGCGGATGTCCTCCTCGGACCGCTTGTGGAAGAAGCTGGCCTTGCCACGGTCCTGGGGGGTGAAGTCGGTGCGCCCGCTGGCGATCTCGGCGAGCCCGTCGACCGTGATCGGACCGAACAGCGCCAGGGTCTTCTGGAAGAGGTCCGCGGTGGTGTCCCGAGGGCCGACTCCGACGCTGCGCTGCAGCACGATCGGCCCGGCGTCGAGGGTCGCGTCCATCATGTGCGCGGTCACGCCGACCTCGGGCTCGTTGTTGATCAGCGCCCAGATCAGCGGGGAGAACCCGGCGTACGCGGGCAGCAGCGAGTCGTGCACGTTGAGGGTGCCCAGCCGGGGCAGGGTGAAGATCCGTGGCGGAATCCAGGTGCGCCAGTTGGTGGCCACGATGACGTCCGGCGCCAGCGCCACGAGCTGCTGGTACAGCTCGTCGTCATCGGGGCGCTCCCGCAAGGTGACCGGTACGCCGTGGGCCTCGGCGAGCTCGGCGACCGAGTCGGACCAGATCCGCTCGTACGCCCCGTCGCTGGCGGGGTGGGTCACCACGCCGACGACCTCGTGCTCGGAGTCGAGCAGGGCCTGGAGCGTGCGGTGCCCCCACGTCTGATAGCCGAACATGACGACGCGCAATGTCAACCTCCAGGGTGGTGCCCGAACGGGCTGTCATAAGGTTAGCCTCAGTTTAATGAAGGCAATCCTAAGTTCGAGGCCACCCTCCCTCGGCGGAGGATTTCAAGTTAGGTTAGCCTTCCCTTCGTCAGGCGGTGAAACCGCGAGTCGCGCGAGGGGACGGACATGTCTCAGCCTCTTCCCAGCGGAAGTCCCGTGTTCGACCTTCTGGGCGTGGGTTTCGGCCCGTCCAATCTGGCCCTGGCGATAGCCGTGG
Protein-coding regions in this window:
- a CDS encoding (2Fe-2S)-binding protein, which produces MYVCICARVRECELRAVIRCGARDEEEVGDACGAGTGCGSCLDRIDDLIAEETGTDTLAA
- the bfr gene encoding bacterioferritin — its product is MQGDERVIEFLNEQLTAELTAINQYFLHGKMQDNWGYTKLAAHTRAESIDEMRHAEVLTDRILFLDGLPNYQRLFPLRIGENVREQFQSDMVIEVEAVDRLRRGIEYMRGVGDVTSAKLFEDILADEEHHIDYLETQLKLIETLGESLYLQNLVEHPSAE
- a CDS encoding ABC transporter ATP-binding protein, which encodes MTATSDTRPAVTTSRLSAQGVTLGYPGQPVVTGLSLDIPDDGFTVIVGPNACGKSTLLKALARILSPSTGQIVLDGRAIAGYRSKEIARKLGLLAQSATAPAGITVADLVARGRYPHQSLLRQWSSDDAEAVRDAMDRTGVAALADRFVDELSGGQRQRVWLAMVLAQRTNILLLDEPTTFLDIGHQFDLLDLCADLHRQGRTLVAVLHDLNQACRYATHLVALSPGGTVAASGPPQEIVTAELVEELFGLPCRVIPDPETGTPMIVPRRRPAPASAG
- a CDS encoding FecCD family ABC transporter permease is translated as MTATGTGRPWTIGPLSVRLHLRPALVASALVAALAVVGTVTLMTGDFPLTGTEVWATLLGGGDGGSRFVVLTLRLPRLLTGALVGAALGVSGALLQGMARNPLASPDIIGFTSGAASGAIVAFVLGASSIVVVGAGALVGGCVTALAVYAMAYRHGHTGARLILVGIGTTAALTSVNTFLISKAPLHDAIAAQSWLVGGLNNRGWEHVRPVGLALAVLVPLALAVGRRLTVLEFGDATAGALGVPAERSRRILLAIAVALAAVATASAGPVAFVALAAPQVARRLAGQSRPALLAAGLTGALLLAASDLLAQRLFAPTPLPVGIVTAGLGGLYLIWLLAAGWRRA
- a CDS encoding FecCD family ABC transporter permease: MSPPPHRHPGRWLLLATFVLLGCVGLSLALGARALAPHDIWAALTGAHTPASSIITELRLPRTVLALVVGVALGLSGTVMQALTRNPLADPGLLGVTMGASTAVVVAIAFGGVSALTGYVWFALAGAGAAAVLVYLVAGRTGAGDRMVLAGAAVSAVLVAVTSAILLQRPDAFRDFRFWDVGSLAGRPLTVAAQIGGLVAVGAVVALLLARPLNALALGEDSARALGVNLTTTRLLGGLAVTALCGAATAAAGPIGFLGLVTAHSTRLLVGPDLRWALPLAALITPSLLLVADIVGRLVLAPQELSVGVVTAVIGAPVFVVLCRRRRLVAL
- a CDS encoding ABC transporter transmembrane domain-containing protein, with amino-acid sequence MRVPTAPDVLRDAVGGQRRLVAAAAVLAAGHQIGEAAVPVLIGWIIDRAMARGGGPATLLGGLALLAVAFAALSLSFKYGLRLGERAAFRSAHLLRMRIAGRLFDDRGARTDRLTGELVNISTDDAQLVGDTNLAWPRAVAAVVGLLAGAAALLSYSVVLGAVVLVAVPVLLAVSHVSGKPLARRAEQGQGQAAAASGLATDLVAGIRTLKGIGAERAAALRYRATSVRSRDAAIRVAAAQSALDGSMIVMTGVLLAVVAALGGHLAATGRISIGDLVAAVGLAQFLIWPLSQFSWVNGQLATGRAGARRVADLLACPPAIHSGTRPAAVVRGALRVHAVTHRKLADLDFTVAAGEFVGVVATPAEAADLLDCLRRRVVPERGGITVDGVPLIELPAPAARRALLVADHHAELFAGTVADNVAAGRAAAGGTGMVAVALAAAQINGLAVGADTVVSPHGASLSGGQRQRVALARAIAADPPVLVLHDPTTAVDAVTETAIAAGLRAARRGRTTLLITTSPALLDTADRVIHLRGGAVARTGAHRDLAAADPGYRAATR
- a CDS encoding ABC transporter ATP-binding protein, translating into MTPQLLPIADSAHTRRAAWALLRPYRRLAVVAGLALALATVVGLAGVDLLGRIVDDVRAGGTDLARPAVLLALAATVHGIGTAIGAARIAEVGERMLADLRERFVERALHLPLDRIEAAGAGDLTARVTRDVTAVAEAVRYALPTLVRSALSIGLTLVALALLDWRFLVAALVAMPLQAGTVRWYARTAGPVYADSRVAVAAQQQQLLDSYAGADTVLAFGLARRHTDLIAARSAAAVDLSLRGVGLLSRFFSRLNLAEFVALGGVLTVGYLLVGAGSVTLGTATAAALYLHNLFNPINAALGLADEVQVARAGLSRLVGIADLPAPSTGPAATSPATWPEATSPATATPPSAATAAGADPVPPAIVVSGVRHAYRPGEDVLHGVDLEVSAGERLALVGASGAGKTTLASLVAGTHRPHGGRIALGGHDVAELAPAELRRRVVLVTQDVHVFAGALADDLRLARPGATDAELWAALGRVGAIDWVRTLPDGLATVVGEGGHRLTEEQAQHLALARLVLADPPVVILDEATADAGSAGARALEAAANRALSGRTAIVVAHRLTQAAEADRVVVMADGRIVESGTHDALVAAEGPYAALWSAWSAHR
- a CDS encoding methionyl-tRNA formyltransferase — encoded protein: MRVVMFGYQTWGHRTLQALLDSEHEVVGVVTHPASDGAYERIWSDSVAELAEAHGVPVTLRERPDDDELYQQLVALAPDVIVATNWRTWIPPRIFTLPRLGTLNVHDSLLPAYAGFSPLIWALINNEPEVGVTAHMMDATLDAGPIVLQRSVGVGPRDTTADLFQKTLALFGPITVDGLAEIASGRTDFTPQDRGKASFFHKRSEEDIRIDWTWSAEELDRLVRAQCAPYPQAFCYHQGRRIEIVSAEVSANVYGGTPGRIFYREGDGVAIVAGADARRGRNRGLLLTRVRTEDGEELSAGKYFTAMGGYLTSRP